The genomic segment aacatgctagtacaacataaatattcattactactggagctgccagtttgctacatttcaaaagattattaacaGCAGCgcaaactatgcgaaatcggcagcccttccggtgcactcagtgtccaaattcactcactcgtttcattcactccttctagtggactatattagtggagtaatgtagggaatagtgaatgagggtatagggggcgatttcgaataCAGCAATTGTCTCGATTACATCATTCCCAGTgtttcatgggagtgggcggagctaaagagctattTTGGCGAGTGTTGCTTTTTTGACTCACTGATTGGTGTCATTTTCTGTACAACATCATGAGTAATGTAGTTATTCACTaggaattctgctgttaaatatgattattttaaaaataagctgaaataacGCAGACTGACGGCTTTagcagaagcaaataccatggattaacaaccttgtagctcacagtaggtctgtctttaaaggtttataagttattgttcaaaatcaatttctgtattaaaatgaatggagttctTAGAATCAGACTGTTGCACGATAGAGAATGTGAAACTGACGTCACTGTTCTTGATAACTGTTTTGTTTAGACGGCATATTTGGAGGATCACGCTGCCTTTTTGCTATAGTGAGTTAAGGCAGTGTTTTGATCTTCTGtcatgattgtgaaaaatgccGCCATTGTAGGTCATTCCTGCTGCATTGAGAATTGCCATATTAACTCACATAATCGATCAGGGAGAAAACTGGACAATGTAATATGTTTTTTCACCTTTTCTCCCATACAAAAGGGTGACGAGAAGACGTCTATTAACAATGTCACtgcctatcactcaataaaatgaTCTCATTGCTgagtgttgtattttgtttggtttactAATTAACATTACCTTTGCAAGTGTGTCTCTCACAGTTTGTTGGCTTGTGAATTAGCAAAACTTGCATGCAGCCACTACAAAACTGTTCGCAAGCTTCTAGGGATTTGATTTTGGATGTCATGTGTTGAAAGAAAATCGCCGTGTCGATGCTGTCCGCTGATTGTGACCCACAATCTCTGATTTCCCTCTGTGGCCATGGGAAGGTGAATATTTACAATGACAACAATAAAACTTCAGTTACATCTAAGAAATGGATCAGCAAGTGGTGTAAGTGTAATGAAGGCATTCTCTTTCAGAGAAAGAACAGCACATTCCTGCTACTAATGCACTCtgcagtttaaaataaaaatgaaagtaaataaaacCTGAACTCAGTTTGCAAAGTCATTCTAGTGCTTTCTAAGTGCATTCAACTTACTTCTGACTGTAGAGAGTTCAGTAATGTGGGAGAGAGAGCAGATAGTACAGCAATGCCTTTCAAAGCAACACAAAGACACTGAGTACTTTACTTTCTTCATAGATTTCTTCGCTATTTCCCCTGCAGCCTCATGTTTTCTATATAAACCGCTCGTTTGAGCAGCTCTGCTTCATTTCCTTTGACAAAATAGGCTAATTGAATAAGTAAACCTAGTTCCCATGTTGTCCAAATGGTACGCTTTTAAGCGTAAAGATAGACTGAACTGTTGTGACGTTTCTATCACCTGATTACCCACTCATCCAGGGGGTCCTAATAAGCTGGAAGGGGAGTCCCAAACTTTCATCATGACCAGGTTGCTTTCAGCAGAATCTGGACTTTGTGGCTCAACAAACTCAGTTGTTAAATAATCTGAAGTCTGGTATTAAAGTTTGTAAGTTTGATTGGTTGGCCATTGAGGATAAATCTGAATGTTCAATCTGAACACATTTACAATGGAAGTCTGTATTTGGGCAAGACATTCCAGaggttcaaaaacaaaaacgtgAAGCTTAAATTTTCATTATAGCAATTACATTACTGCTTAAAAGTCATGTTTAAtaggattttttaatgtttttaaaagaaatctcttatgttcaccaaggcagcatttatttgatcaataatacagtgaaatattattacatttaaaagaactgttatTATTTCCTGTGATTGCAATACATTCCTcgagtctttagtgtcacatgatccttcagaatcattctaatatgctgatttgatgatcaagaaacatttctgattattatcaatgttgaaaatggttttgctacttaatatttttgtggaaaccatgatactttttttaaggattctttgatgaatagaacgttCAATAGAAtaaaagaaatcttttataacaatataaaaatcgttgtcacttttgatcagtttaatgcttcattgctgaataatagcattcatttctttataaaaaaaatcttactgacctcaaaatGGTGTATAGTAATTGTtctgtacaatttttttttttttttttagccataAAGTTTAGCATCGTGACTATTGTTTTAGCTAAAGGGACTTCCGGTTATGCAATATTGATGTAGGTGGTGCTTGCTCCATGCATACCCTACCCGGTTACCAAGTTTACTTGCTATATATGGTCGTGATAGTAGTTGAAAGACTGGATGTAACCAAAGGTTGAAGGCAAACCTGCAACCTTATCCGAAAAAAAGTGTAACGAAGGAGACAAGAAGCCgtttttttaatggatttcaatggaggagaggcttcactatgctgaatAATGCACTTTTGTGAGGAAATTATTTAATGAATcgacatttaatttaatgagtCGACattatcatttaatgaatcgaCAGCCCATAGGCTAATTTACAACATGTTTGCTCTTAAGCATTCATTTTGGATTGATCTATTTTtagtttacagtaaaaaaaaaaaaaaatgctgttttataagagAAATGGACGATTGCATGACAGGAACTATTCAGTTTACGGCACTTCTCATTAATTTCTATGGTATCCGCAAACAGTGATTGACTGTCGCACAACAACGAAATTCAGTGACGTCAAGGCTGTAATGTGGTTGGTTATCAAGGCACACATGATCCAAGTTAGTCATTACGCTTTTTCCAACGGATCCTAACTCCCAATAATAAGACTATGTCTGATGTAACTTTGCACAGACAAGTCTAATCGCTTGTCTCATTCTCATGATTAAATCTTGAGGCTATATTTAGGAAcagtgtgtattttaacatctacttaaagggttcacctaaaaaatgaaaattctgtcattaattactcacccttatgttgttccaaacccgtaagaccttcgttcatcttcagaacacaaattaagatatttttgatgaaatccaagagctgtGCGActcctgcatagacagcaatgtaacaaccactttcaaggtccagaaaggtactaaagacatcattaaaatagtccatgtgactacagtggttcaatcttaattttatgaagtgatgagaatactttttgtgtgcaaaaacaaaacaaaaaaacgactttattcaacaatatagtctcttctttatctttttcatacgctgtttacatccagcgcttctatgtcagaacgctgaTTCAGTATTGGCGTATGTACGCGTGTGATtatgacgcaggagccggccaataatgagtggCCGTTCTgactttctggaccttaaaagtggccgttaaattgctgtctatggaggagccAAATAcatctcggatttcatcaaaaatatcttaatttgtgttccgaagatgaacgaaggtctttcgggtttggaatgacatgagggtgagtaattaatgacatcattttcatttttgggtgaactaaccctttaagtgcaatGCCTTGCTTTCTATACTTTTGCTGCAAAAGCATTCactgtaaacattttttgttgttgttaatttaaagaTAGGGAAGGCAATTTCGGAgcagctagcaatagcaagttagcttttttgaaagcatgagatcccaccctcccttcagtgCACTCTCTAAAGCCACGCCTCCCAAAACATGAACATAtacagccagagcagagtctTTAAAGTGTCACGAGATAAGAGACggtgttaaattacctcatgtctcaaagcacattacattacaataataatgaacgtaaacaattTACAGAGCTCTAGCTGTACCACCTGATTGCTGCATATTCTTTTCGGCGTTGATAGTTTTGCCAAAGAAATGCAtaaatccgagtctgaggaGGTGAACAGGTCTGggtagaacgtcacgggttgccgTCTCGTAATTACAGttatgacatggcgtgaacgcaacATAAgatcattgttttggttcaggaggaactgtaaaaggtggctgctgtttgtttgtggcactcggtgactgacgtctgtctacaactctgaaTAGCCTTATGGAAcatgctgatgacgtgtgaCGTCTGCGCGAgcaggtatggaaatacattatgttgacaggcaggtagggcattgtatcattgcattcggaccGAACATTTTTCAGTCCTGAGACTTtgacagaagatatatgtacatgttttctgttattgattgctatcaggatgtgaagagagtttcaaccagtaaaacaaaaaatgtttataaagcaAATGACCTACCTACCTTTAAGAAGTGaatcaaaaaaatattctctGTGGATACCAACAGCTTTTTAACTGATATTGGAAGTAGAAACAGCAATTTTCAGCACATCCTTTTGGTTAAACAACTGAATGCATTCTTCATTATTGACCTGACAGCTTTGTGATCAAAAACAACTCTGAATGTTATATCCGAACAGGCCTGTTTTAATTGGAAAGCATTTGTTTTAGAAAAGTGTCACCTTACATTTGATAAAACAGCAAAGAAAAGAAACTTCACATAGCGTACAGTGAGGGTTTAAGAGTTCAGTTATGTAATCACATTTTATTGGTCATACATTTCATTGCAAATATAGCCCTGTGTAACATTATAGAGAAGTGCAACATACACAATATTCAAGAGTCTGAGGTTCGTCATTCAAAGTAACATTACTGTAAATATAATAGTAATTCACTGCCACAGGAGGCGTTTGTGCCTGTCtcatgcaaaaaaagaaaaagcagtTAGAAAAGCCCTGAAACATATATGAGAGGCAGGCCTGGAAAACTTCACATTACTCAGGTGAACGGGAACACAAGTCGACTGGCATATTTTGCAAACTTTTGGCACAAAATTGATCAAAATCCATTTAGCTGACAACCACGTTTGAAAGTGCTACGACTATTACCcaaataagcattttttttctcttcagaaATAACTCCTTGATATAAAAATAAGCTTTTGAACTCAGGCTAAGCAGGCAGTTTGCAGCCAcatcaaaaaaaattacaatatgcAACATGAAAAAATTGCTTTAAAAAAGTAGTCTTTCCTTTCTCAttctataaaaaaacattttctcagtCCATCATCTCTGCAAAAGAACACGAAATGTATCCAGGAGATCataattaggatatttaaagTTTCATTGTGCACAAAAAGATTCGGAGAAAACAAGTGCTCAGTCTCACGGCAAAATAATGAACGAATGTTGTCATATTTGTGCTTGTGATTGATATCAATGCATTCCTCTCACAATATAAACTGAATCTGGACCACTACAGACCAACTCCACatgtattttaaacaacatAGGACTTGTATGTCCAGTGTAAGATGTCACTTTATAAGAAGGGATATGAAACATGCCCTTAAAGAGAGAAAGCAGATAGAGCCCCGCTTCCTCTGTTTGGATGCCCGCAGCAGGGACTCTCTCCTCGCCTGCTGCTGCACCGTGAAATTCAACCCATATTAAGAGGGACTGCAAAGTGCTTTTGATGCAGAATGCACGTAACCCACGATTTCCTGCCGCTTTAACATCGTCCTTGAGCGTTACACTCCCGCCGATGACTTCTCTGCTGTGTTGTTCAGAACTTCATCAATTCTGTCATCTTCTATGACAACTGCAAGAGAAATCACATGAGGCACTGGGGTCAAACATGCTGCCCTTGGAGAAATGACAACACTTTAGTTTTATTGACAAGAATAGGGCAGTCAGACTGCagaagaacacaaaaaaagagagaaactaatgtaaataaatacatgctaacatttattttaagctattttacttttttttttttttttgtaattttattataaaaattatgcATGCCGTTTTGACCTGATAATACTGGTtagattaatattaaatataatatttgtacttttaaaaataaattttgtcaCACTGCAAGACTAATTAATTGAACTGCAAAAAGTTTAATGGTgattaaaaattgtgaaaaacccatacatattttttttaaaaatctgtggaataaaatagaaatgaaacaaaataaagtaaagtaaaatatctttttcattaaacaacagttcatgtctgtcaagctccaaaaaaaaacaatgcagcTGCCAATATATTTTatcgcatttttttttttttttcaagtctgAGATTTTAGAGCTTCAAGAacattatcagtgaataatgacttacaTTTCAGTCAgctttcaagctccaaaaaaagaacaatatacacttatttaatatttttttaatagatgCGATTGTCcggaaaaggttttttttttttttttttttttttttttgtgaagctTGATAGCCGCAATCTGGACTGTtcttcaataataataataataataataatatatatatatatatataaaacgcttacagtaaggtttcattagttaactactttagttaacatgaactaagaatgaacaatacttctgcaacatttattaatcttagttaatttcaacatttgctaatacattattaaaatcaaaagttgtatttgttaacattagtaaaagcactgtgaattaacatgaacaaacaattaacgacagtattttcattaacattaacaaatatgaATAGCCTACTGCAACAAATGTAGGCTATTACtcaatgttagttcatgttagttataCATTAACGAATGTTaaaaaatgagaccttattgtaaagtgttacctatattatatatacttttatatgtaATAACGAAAAAGTTTCTATTGTCAACTAGCCATCAgcaaacagcaaaaacaatatACCATTAGATGAAATCTCATGATGAACAGGCAGGCAAGTAAAAACAAACGCATCACGCTGACATCACGTGATGCCACAAATGTGCATATTTAAGTCATCGGTATTATATTAAAGGTAATGAGTGGAAACGAAGCATTAGGTCGGCACATTAATTACCTATTTATGTAGTTTGTTGGATATCACAACATTAATATATCTTTTAAGACTATAAAAcgcacttttatttttatttcagctacgACACAACGTAAATAAGTCGTTTTCTCACCTCTCTTACTGCGTCCGATCTGTCCGAGTTTCGGAGCTCGTTTGTTCTGCGCAGAACTGAAGAAGTTACTGCTGTTGTTCTGCAGGCGACAGGTGAGGGATATCTGCTCTTCATCTCCATCATCACCGTAAGGAGAGATGTTCTCTTCGTAAGGCAGCACTTCTGACATGATTCCGTTCACAATAATCGATCGGGATAATAAGACAATCGATAACTAACGAGCGAGGGCTCTGTAAGCGAACGGCGCGCGAGAATCTAAACTGTCACGATACGATTCCGCTTTATTTTACCTTCATACTATGGGAGTCACTTTCAGTTTTCCTCTCGTTACTTACAGGCGATGAGCAGAAGTCATTTGGAAAAACTGATGTAGATGCAAAACAGGAGCGCGATGCAAAAACACACGGATCCTCAGAGAGCAGAGAGACGTCACTCAGACTCAATGCTCCGGCTGCACGCGAAGATCCATCCCCCTCCCTCCACCCGCACACTGCTGCCTGCAGCATTTGGGTGCTGTGGTTTAGTGGTTAAAGATGTCCAAAAGTATGTGGGTTTGAATCCCACTAGAGTTGAACATCATTGCCACCCAAAAGCTTGTCTTATTCTTGGTGAAAGATATGCgttttaacattaatgaacatAGCTGTAAATGTGCCAGAATTAGCCAAAACGTCTTTTTTTCCCATCTGTAAACCCTTGACAGAATGTTAAATCACCCTAAAAACTAATCACATtatataaatagaataaaaaagggggaaaacacattaattacattatCAAATATGGGGTGACATGGCTTAGGTTGTAGGTTTGAAACCCATAAGGGCAAATTAATCAACTAAGAGActgtgttaaaggattagttcactttcaaatgaaaattgaaaaccgccttccgtattcagtgtaaaactctcgcagttcaaaacgcttacgctacatccGTATTCAGCTTAcggaaaaagcgtaactgacacGACACCAGTtccactttcttcgtaagttgaatacagaaggtggtctggcagaagctagatattttacttcatagcttgttaaatatgtttttttttttttttacacaaacgcatcgcttcgcttcggaaggcctttattaaacccccggagccgtgtggagtacatttataatgtatggatgcactttctttagctcatactcgctgatcccgctcactgccattataaagcttggatgtgtcaggatatttattaatataactccgactgtgttcatcagaaagaagaaagtcatacacacctaggatgagGGTTAGTAAAGCTTGGGACACAACTAATTCtttaagtatttttgtttaattatgatGTAAAAAACTTTCTATTGcattctccaaaactgcagtTTTATGATTACAGGACTAGGACTacagcagtgttaatttcgttgacgAATATTTTTCGTCATAATTTTCgtcaacaacattttttcacGGGCGAAAACGAGacgatgactaaataaaaatgcgttttgaatgactaaaactatgtctaaaatctactctaattttcgtcaacgaaaaaaaaaatgatagagagggacgatttgggaagatatccagtcaggactgctgtcctgtgtggaagatgtgcacatttgaagtgtaacgTGTTGTTCTAACCGCGGGAAAAGCGGCGCTATTGCGCGCTCTACAGGCTCGCCCAGCagcacttcagactgcttcgcaatcaatgaatagcgcacatttatacCAAGTGATTGCTTGTaagctaatgttgatgaattatgacaatgtttaccacacaatgtt from the Ctenopharyngodon idella isolate HZGC_01 chromosome 22, HZGC01, whole genome shotgun sequence genome contains:
- the camk2n1b gene encoding calcium/calmodulin-dependent protein kinase II inhibitor 1b, with amino-acid sequence MSEVLPYEENISPYGDDGDEEQISLTCRLQNNSSNFFSSAQNKRAPKLGQIGRSKRVVIEDDRIDEVLNNTAEKSSAGV